The genomic window catattacataaatatataaatcaatttacgTGTTTATTTAGGGATTTATCGATATTGATGCTGAAGTtacaaaattccaaaataagCTCGAGAAAACAACTCAATCTCTATCATCACTTCAGAAAAAGACTTCAATCCCCGATTACGAAAACAAGGTTCCAGAAGATGTAAGAGAAGCTAATGAAACTAAGGTAACTAACTTAATAATGTTTTTCTTACCTATTTGTTAAACTAATGTAGGAATTGATTTACTTTATTGTAATAGCTTAAAAATTACCAAGCCGAAATTGATGCTTTGAATCATAGtattcaaaactttttaaaattaaaagattagaCCAGTTATATGTAAaacaaatatgtttaatagtaatttataacatataataatatatagcaTAAAACTTTGtttgaaaatcattaaaaaagacaaataacttttaaatgtCTACATCCAATTCTTTTCTTGCTTGCAACTTTATCATCTTATCgtgatattttttactttcatttaaTTCCTGAAGTATTCTCTCTTCTGTAAaaaggtaaataataaataataaagaagaaatataaattaaatatatagtaaactTACCAAAACCTTTTTCCTCTTCGGCTAACTTTGGATCTAACATGCTCAACATATGTTGTTCTATTCTAACCATTTCAAGTTGTTCTTCCAGCTGATGAAATTTATCAATACGTCTCTGATGAGCTCTTATACGTTTATTCATCATCATGGAAATCCAAGTAGGTTGTTTCAAACCCCGCACTCGCTGAAGCTTATAGCCTAATTGAGTAACTACTGTGTGTATTTTTAAATCAGATCCAAAAGAATGATTTTTCTTTGGCAATttcttttctaattctttGTATTCTGGTGGAGTATATAAGCGCTTATCTAAAGGAATTCTATAAGCAGGATGAGGATCAAGAGTACGAGCACCATGAGTACGTGTATCCAAAACGAACTTGTGTAATTTAGGCTATTAAGATATAAATTACagaatattagaattattgTTTGATTGAAACAATAATGAATACATGCCATGATCTTACTCTCTTCCAATTTGCCAACTGATataatggaaatatattaGTCACATTTATTGTAAAGAAcgataaaattgaataaaattaacttacgATATCCAGAACTTCTTTAAGTCTACCTTTCCTACCCCAAGCTAAATCATCAATGTGCTGAAAAGCCTCTTGATTTCCTTTAAGtgcttttattataatggacttgcactttaaaaatatcaagttTATTAACAGGTaaattctttcaataattcGACTTTTCACTTTACCTCTTgagcttcttttaaatattcaacGGTTTTACTTATCGAAGTTTCATGCCTCCTTAGCCTAAAATTTAGAcgaatattgtaaaataaatatttttggtgAAGATCATCAGGAAATGATCTAGAAGTATTAAGCAATGATTTATAAAGAGAGAGAACTGGCAAGCGGTGTTGAGGAAGTTTCCAAAAAGGCCTTTTAGGCTTATTTCGCAAAATTTGTAGAGACATTTACGGATATTTAACTTTTCAGTTGATTTATAGATCTTGTACAACATTGATAAAGATGATCGACATTTAGACGCGATAACGCGACATTTTATAGTTTGTCATTTTACAATGTATATTGAATTTCTTCATTGCAACGCGTGTTTTACATATCCTTCGTCTTCAAAAGAAGACCAAATACGGTTTTGGTTAACAGAGTGCGGACATGTAGTATGCAAATCGTGTTTAAATAAGCATGGCGAAGCAAGTCATGGTATGACTATTTTACACGCGTTTcggatacttttttttgtggGAGTTTtcattacataatatttgagAGTTCTCTAGATAGTTCTAATGTTACAGAACACACTTGTCCTGTTTGCAATACACGGTGTGCAGCTGTAGAGTTGACCGATAACGTGAGTTCTTAAACTCTTTCTTTAATTTAGATACTGTATCCCTAATgaaatttagttattatttgAATGCATAGCTCCCTCCTAATCTTGGTGCATTCTTTCGGACCACTTATGATATACTGGATGAAGCCGCCGATGTTATGCGAGTGAGATTTTGATTAAAATGTTTAGATAACATCGATAATCTTAATTAAcgtaatattttcaattagtTTCAGAAAACCAATAcaatttcattaattgaatttttgaaagataAATTACACAAACAAAGACAGATGCTTGACAAAGCGAAAAATGAAATACTTCAATACAAAGACATGAAAAAGTAATGTGTTAAAAGATTATTGTTGATAATTGAATTCATAAAACTACATTTATTATtctcaatttaattattaagtgAGCTACAAAACCTTAAAGAAGAAAATCGACGTTTAAAATCTCAATTGCAAGAAGTTCGACCAAACACTTCAAGTACTTCAGTAAAAAGGCCAATAGAAtcaccaataaaattaaacaacaggttttattttatgaattatatggattttattttacaatttaatagtgattttcatgaattttagTCCGCTAAAGCTCCATAAATCACCAACTCAAAATCGTGATCTTGATATTTCGCCAAGTCAGGTAGTGGAcatatattattgttataactcGCATTTGTTTTTTTGATCCTGTTTATTAAGCAATTTTTTCTAAAGACGTGTCAACCGAAAACTCCAAACCCACCTAAACGGTTAACATTATCGACTTCAATAAATTCACCGATGAGGCCGTTAATCTTCAAACAGCAGTCGCAACAAAAATACGATAATTATTCTTCCCAACTTGaacatcaaaataataatggaCTCCCTTATAGTAATCAGATATCATGGAATTATGGCGTTGATGGTTACGACGGTATCAGTGACAGgtaaaatgatcgacattcaTTTAAAGTTGATATGGATATATATTTCTCAGTTAATGAAATTGCTATCACTATATTCAATAGACGTGATGCTAGAGCTATGCCATCACCATCTAATAAATGttattcagtttctttttccGAAAGTAATTGCGACCAATATCCTCGAAAAATCTCTAATACAACATTTTCTCGACCCGGAACAGCTTCTAGTACGCGTATGACGTGGAGTGAGTTACGTAATAGTAATAGAATTGCGCGACATGATGTATTGAGGATAGATCCCggtaagtaaatttattaagtatttatagtattattgtTAATACAAACTTAAACCATAGGATCGAGAGCATTATCGGCTGCTTCTGcatcaaaatatcaaaaccCGTCACCTTCAAATTACACAATATCAACAAATTTTCGGCCATCTTTACCTATGTCAAGAAATTTCATAGTTCCACAACCACAATCTCCACAACCTTCACAACCTCCAAGAACTCCCATTATAAGAAACCGAGACGCATTACCGGGAATAAATAACCGAGGATGGTGAAGTTTGATTGACGATTTAGCTTTTAAACTTTTGTATTTTacatatagaaaaaaaatgattgattgtatttattactgcgtatatttattacaaatttcgAGAAGACATGCGtcatatgttaaaaattaaaatttattaatataattaaaacggCTTAAATGCACAAATCTCATGTTATTGTTTGAGTTAGAAAgtaattaaagaaactttatatataatagtacATAAGTTAATTTATTCAGGGAAGTGTTCACTTAACCAACGTTCGCATTCTAAAGCAGCCATACAGCCAGATCCAGCACTAGTAATAGCTTGCCTATACTTTTTATCCTTAACATCACCAGCAGCAAAAACACCTTCAACACTAGTGTAAGTGGTATCAGGTTTAGTCATAATGTAGCCATCAGTGTCTAAttctaattgattttttactaattcagTAGCAGGAACGTGACCAATGGCATAGAATAAACCATTTATGGATAATTCCTTTTCTTCGCCAGTTTTGGTATCTTTGGTGATCAATAGATTAAGAAGTTTGCCATCGCCTTTACATTCAATTGGAATAGTGTTCCATATTACTGTTACTTTTGGATTGGAAAGTAACCGATTTGCCATTACTTTAGAAGCACGAAGTTTATCTCTACGAACAATTACATAAACATGAGATCCATATTTTGTAAGAAATAAAGCTTCTTCTGCTGCAGAATCTCCACCACCTATAACAGCTAAAGGTTTATTCCTAAAAATGGGAACAGCACCATCACAAACGGCGCAAGCAGAAATTCCCTTTTGCCAATAAATATCTTCACCAGGTAGGTGTAATCTTTTAGCAGCTGCACCAGTAGCTATAATTAATGAATCAGCTGTATCAAATGCCTGCTCCTCAGCTCCATCACGccataatttaaatggttttgAAGAAAGATCAACTTTTGATATAGTTTCAGTAATGATTTCTGTACCAAATCTTGAACTTTGTTCGCGAAATTTTTCCATCATAACTGGACCCATAATTCCTTCAGGGAATCCCGGATAATTTTCTACATCAGTTGTAGTAGTGAGCTAAAAGGATTTGTTAAATTAGAAtgtttacaaaaataaataaaaaaaatggtttcagAAGTAATTGCTTACTTGGCCACCCGGCGCAAACCCGTTTGCCAGGAAACCTTCAAATAATACAGGTTTCAAAGTTGCTCTTGATAAATAAAGTGCAGCAGTATGTCCAGCAGGGCCTGACCcgataataataacttttgcatgcatatcttttttttgaattgtttGAAAAGTTATTCgttttaaattagaaattctCTGAAAAGTATGTATATTTatgtttgataaaattttaaatttattagaattgaataaaaaatttgaacgaATACCAAATGTTGTGGATCTTAATATCATTAGCGAAAAAAAGGCAgattatatgtataaaatctttgaaaatcaatctttttttgaattatttttcattgtaaCACAAATTGATCTgcttactaaataaaatttgaattatact from Rhizophagus irregularis chromosome 8, complete sequence includes these protein-coding regions:
- a CDS encoding thioredoxin-disulfide reductase, which produces MILRSTTFGIRSNFLFNSNKFKILSNINIHTFQRISNLKRITFQTIQKKDMHAKVIIIGSGPAGHTAALYLSRATLKPVLFEGFLANGFAPGGQLTTTTDVENYPGFPEGIMGPVMMEKFREQSSRFGTEIITETISKVDLSSKPFKLWRDGAEEQAFDTADSLIIATGAAAKRLHLPGEDIYWQKGISACAVCDGAVPIFRNKPLAVIGGGDSAAEEALFLTKYGSHVYVIVRRDKLRASKVMANRLLSNPKVTVIWNTIPIECKGDGKLLNLLITKDTKTGEEKELSINGLFYAIGHVPATELVKNQLELDTDGYIMTKPDTTYTSVEGVFAAGDVKDKKYRQAITSAGSGCMAALECERWLSEHFPE